A window from Fragaria vesca subsp. vesca linkage group LG5, FraVesHawaii_1.0, whole genome shotgun sequence encodes these proteins:
- the LOC101301973 gene encoding LOW QUALITY PROTEIN: putative E3 ubiquitin-protein ligase LIN-like (The sequence of the model RefSeq protein was modified relative to this genomic sequence to represent the inferred complete CDS: deleted 2 bases in 1 codon; substituted 1 base at 1 genomic stop codon) yields MTTNTSSSQILIHTAAFVSETLSQSDLRSHLLSTLRRRLPPSQYSNQAKLKPLNLAAETLENAIAAESAAVRTSSLRLCEKLLLSGPKSPFASLLLSLIYGLCRRSIDAAICILEIFKTEPALARTEVAPVLFEELFLVHLLPVLQWYNRRRSQILPAMSPNVSYENDDVSINDMSAAFFPGSNSLSKMSGVQTVGLKELESSYERVLDENCRVFSEYFREVLENKDGGRVIEPPAAVLELSSDEFRYDDRSSSTGEDDAGFGNGRYNPIWAEAENSVESFSTGSSVRRPRSPPLYPQRVALDNIITGHKPSWMLGRRPRVNSDSELEESSLEEHSLDSSLDSEAEIEVSIDTNKKXKNFNSWPDITMQLFLVSNAPKSPITAFGISFTFFISIGNIWILVVLYSSSPNRLMADSENQSSSGKFTPPKDFVCPITSTLFDDPVTLETGQTYERKAIQEWLDRGNSTCPITRQNLQSTQLPKTNYVLKRLIASWQEQNPGIVFSPSDNPSPQIEPMVKSIMPSTSPVSVISQAAIDSAVSELRIAITNLCMSEILKESEMAVLRIERFWLEANVEWDIQNMLSKPPVINGFVEVLFNSVDPRVLTATVFLLSELGSRDNAVIQTLTQVDSDVECIVALFKKGLMEAVVLIYLLRHCILNLVEMDLVDSLLSVIRKRNDDFPNMYLKPKSAAVVLLGHIVGVSESIASSLTSEKSLERIISSLESESAEEKTAAIGILLRCMQQDGHCRNTIADKAELAPVLDSFTGAKDEERFEIVLFLSELVKLNRRTFNEQILHIIKDEGPFSTMHTLLIYLQTAAQDHCPVVAGLLLQLDLLAEPRKMSIFREEAMDTLISCLRNTEFPSAQIAAAETIMSLQGRFTTSGKPLARAFLLKRAGIDKIYKQRVRMDQLSSFSGEDETLVSFFFFFXGMQELNSCRRDIVKGLRELKRYTPLAFQMLKVFSEGQDSSAELWDHKELVQVDCSENGEVLSVVCFKDKIFSGHSDGTIKVWTGKGSILHLIQETQEHTKAVSSLAILQSKEILYSGSLDKTTRAWSISNEGIQCVEVHDMKDQVHNLAVTNSFSCFIPQSNGIKAHSWNGGSKMLNSGKSVKCFALVNGKIFCGCHDSTVQEIDLVTGTLSTIQTGSRKLLGKSNPIHCIQYHSGLIYAAGSSLDGSAVKIWSAANFSLVGSLSTTLEVRAMTLSSELIYLGGKGGCVEIWDREKQNKIIDTLQTGTNCKVLSLALDANEEVLVTGTSDGRIQAWGLS; encoded by the exons ATGACCACTAATACTAGTTCGTCGCAGATTCTCATCCACACGGCCGCGTTCGTCTCCGAAACCCTTTCGCAATCGGACCTCCGCAGCCACCTCCTCTCCACGCTCCGCCGCAGGCTGCCGCCGTCGCAGTACTCCAACCAAGCAAAGCTCAAGCCCCTCAACCTCGCCGCCGAAACCCTAGAAAACGCCATCGCCGCCGAGAGCGCCGCAGTCCGGACCTCCTCCCTCCGCCTCTGCGAGAAGCTCCTCCTCTCCGGGCCGAAAAGCCCCTTCGCCTCTCTCCTCCTCTCCCTCATCTACGGCCTCTGCCGCCGCTCGATCGACGCCGCCATCTGCATCCTCGAGATCTTCAAAACCGAGCCGGCGCTCGCCCGGACGGAGGTGGCGCCGGTGCTGTTCGAGGAGCTCTTCCTCGTCCACCTCCTCCCGGTGCTGCAATGGTACAACCGCCGCCGGTCGCAGATCCTGCCGGCGATGTCCCCAAACGTGAGCTACGAAAACGACGACGTTTCGATCAACGACATGTCGGCGGCGTTTTTCCCGGGGTCGAATTCGCTGTCGAAGATGAGCGGGGTTCAGACGGTGGGGCTGAAGGAGCTGGAGAGCAGCTACGAGAGGGTTTTGGATGAGAATTGTAGGGTTTTTAGTGAGTATTTCAGGGAGGTTTTGGAGAATAAAGACGGTGGGAGAGTGATTGAGCCGCCGGCTGCGGTGTTGGAATTGAGTAGTGATGAATTCCGGTATGATGATCGGAGTAGTAGTACCGGTGAAGATGACGCCGGATTTGGAAACGGACGGTACAAT CCAATATGGGCTGAAGCAGAAAATTCAGTTGAATCGTTCAGCACGGGCAGCAGTGTAAGAAGACCCAGGTCTCCCCCGTTGTATCCTCAAAGAGTTGCACTTGATAATATCATCACTGGCCACAAACCTTCATGGATGTTGGGAAGAAGGCCACGTGTAAATTCCGATTCTGAGCTGGAAGAGTCTTCATTAGAGGAGCATTCTCTGGATTCTTCTTTGGATTCCGAAGCAGAAATTGAGGTGAGT ATCGATACTAACAAGAAATGAAAGAACTTTAACAGCTGGCCTGATATAACTATGCAACTTTTTTTGGTTTCTAATGCT CCAAAATCACCCATTACTGCTTTTGGCATTAGCTTTACATTCTTTATTTCAATTGGTAATATTTGGATTCTTGTCGTTCTATATAGTTCATCTCCAAACCGGCTCATGGCAGATTCTGAAAACCAATCTAGTAGTGGAAAGTTTACACCTCCTAAGGACTTTGTGTGTCCCATAACTAGTACCCTTTTTGATGATCCAGTGACACTTGAGACTGGTCAGACATACGAGCGAAAAGCCATCCAAGAATGGCTTGATAGAGGAAATTCAACCTGCCCAATTACACGCCAGAACTTGCAAAGTACCCAACTGCCTAAGACCAACTATGTCCTCAAACGTCTGATTGCAAGTTGGCAAGAGCAGAACCCTGGTATAGTCTTCAGCCCATCCGATAATCCAAGCCCGCAGATTGAGCCAATGGTGAAATCCATAATGCCATCAACTTCTCCTGTCAGTGTCATAAGCCAAGCTGCAATTGATAGTGCAGTTAGTGAGTTGAGAATTGCCATCACCAATCTTTGTATGTCAGAAATTCTCAAGGAGTCTGAAATGGCTGTTCTTCGTATTGAGCGCTTCTGGCTGGAAGCAAATGTGGAATGGGACATTCAGAATATGCTCTCAAAACCTCCAGTAATTAATGGTTTTGTGGAGGTTCTTTTCAATTCTGTTGATCCTAGAGTTCTAACAGCTACGGTTTTCCTCTTGTCTGAGCTGGGTTCAAGAGACAATGCTGTGATTCAGACACTAACCCAGGTTGACTCTGATGTGGAATGTATTGTGGCTCTTTTCAAAAAGGGGTTGATGGAGGCTGTTGTCTTGATATATCTGTTAAGGCATTGCATTCTTAATCTAGTAGAGATGGACCTGGTGGACTCTCTCTTATCCGTTATTAGAAAGAGAAATGATGATTTCCCTAATATGTATCTAAAGCCAAAATCAGCTGCAGTGGTTTTACTGGGGCATATTGTTGGTGTCAGTGAATCGATTGCCAGCTCTTTGACTTCTGAAAAATCACTTGAAAGAATAATCAGCAGTTTGGAATCTGAATCAGCAGAAGAGAAGACTGCAGCGATTGGTATCTTATTAAGGTGTATGCAACAAGATGGGCACTGCAGGAACACAATAGCTGATAAAGCTGAGTTAGCTCCTGTTTTGGATAGCTTCACGGGTGCAAAGGATGAAGAACGGTTTGAGATAGTTCTCTTTTTGTCTGAGTTAGTAAAATTAAACAG GAGGACATTCAATGAACAAATCCTGCATATCATAAAGGATGAGGGCCCTTTCAGTACAATGCACACCCTCCTTATTTATCTTCAGACTGCTGCTCAAGACCATTGTCCTGTTGTGGCTGGTCTACTACTTCAACTTGATCTTCTG GCAGAGCCAAGAAAGATGAGCATATTCCGTGAAGAAGCAATGGACACTCTCATCTCATGTCTCAGAAATACTGAGTTCCCATCTGCCCAAATCGCTGCTGCTGAAACCATTATGTCACTGCAAGGGAGGTTTACCACATCCGGAAAGCCTCTTGCTAGGGCCTTCCTTCTAAAACGTGCTGGCATTGACAAAATTTATAAACAACGCGTGCGAATGGATCAACTTAGCAGCTTTTCTGGAGAAGATGAAACTCTAGTGAGCTTCTTCTTCTTCTTTT AGGGTATGCAAGAATTAAATTCTTGCAGGAGGGATATTGTAAAAGGCCTGAGAGAGCTAAAGAGATACACTCCCTTGGCGTTTCAAATGCTAAAAGTGTTTTCAGAAGGGCAAGACTCTAGTGCA GAGCTGTGGGATCATAAAGAATTAGTTCAAGTAGATTGCAGTGAGAACGGAGAGGTTCTTTCAGTAGTTTGCTTCAAGGATAAAATATTTTCTGGCCATTCAGATGGAACTATAAAG GTCTGGACGGGTAAAGGTAGCATTCTCCATCTAATCCAAGAAACTCAAGAACATACAAAGGCAGTGTCTAGCTTGGCAATTTTGCAATCAAAGGAGATTCTATACAGTGGTTCACTAGATAAAACAACAAGGGCCTGGTCTATAAGCAATGAAGGAATCCAATGTGTAGAAGTTCATGATATGAAGGATCAAGTTCATAATCTGGCCGTCACCAATAGCTTTTCATGCTTCATTCCACAAAGCAATGGTATCAAG GCTCACTCATGGAATGGAGGATCCAAAATGTTAAATTCGGGCAAATCTGTAAAGTGCTTTGCTCTGGTAAATGGGAAAATATTTTGTGGATGCCATGATAGCACTGTTCAG GAGATTGATTTGGTAACAGGAACACTCAGTACCATTCAGACCGGCTCCCGGAAATTACTTGGGAAATCAAATCCTATCCATTGCATTCAGTATCATAGTGGATTGATATACGCAGCAGGTTCTTCGTTGGATGGATCAGCAGTGAAG ATTTGGAGTGCTGCAAACTTCAGTTTGGTTGGGTCTCTGTCAACTACACTAGAAGTGCGGGCAATGACATTAAGCTCGGAACTGATCTATTTGGGTGGTAAAGGGGGATGTGTGGAAATTTGGGATAGGGAGAAGCAGAACAAAATAATAGACACACTACAAACTGGCACAAACTGTAAGGTTCTTTCCTTGGCTCTTGATGCCAATGAGGAAGTTTTGGTTACTGGAACTTCTGATGGCCGAATCCAG GCATGGGGATTGAGCTAA
- the LOC101302267 gene encoding bark storage protein A-like, with protein sequence MEMVFAVFFVLVLGISTRTVDGAVSQSTMKKIDMMNKKGPYLGIVVPNSFELTPLLESASFVADQKLPTLDFSGRRFRFGRLDNQSVVITMTGLSMLNAGVTTQLLLSLFKVKGVVHYGIAGNADPQLQIGDVTIPQYWAHTGLWNWQRFGDGPDDLLSLEPFGDYTRDVGYIKFSDYNNKTVENSLNNAWYQPEEIFPVFGTPEVRQHAFWVPVNRKYFALAQQLLDLKLESCVNTTCLPRTPIIMRVERGISANVFVDNRAYRQFLNTKFNATAIDMESAAVALVCKQQKKPFIVIRALSDLAGGGSSVSNEASTFASLAAQNAVTVVLKFISLLSP encoded by the exons ATGGAGATGGTGTTTGCGGTTTTCTTTGTATTGGTGTTGGGGATTAGCACTAGAACAGTTGATGGTGCAGTTTCCCAAAGTACCATGAAAAAGATTGATATGATGAATAAGAAAGGCCCATACTTGGGTATTGTAGTACCTAATTCCTTTGAGCTCACCCCTCTTCTTGAATCTGCAAGCTTTGTGGCTGATCAGAAGCTTCCCACTTTGGATTTTTCAG GAAGAAGGTTTCGATTCGGTAGGTTGGATAATCAGAGTGTTGTTATAACTATGACAGGGTTGAGCATG CTTAATGCAGGTGTAACAACTCAATTATTGCTAAGCCTATTCAAGGTGAAAGGGGTTGTGCACTATGGAATTGCAGGGAACGCAGATCCTCAACTTCAAATCGGAGATGTCACTATCCCTCAGTATTGGGCTCATACAGGCCTTTGGAATTGGCAG AGGTTTGGGGATGGTCCTGATGATTTGTTATCCTTGGAGCCATTCGGAGACTACACTAGGGATGTTGGTTACATAAAATTTTCCGATTACAACAACAAAACTGTCGAAAATTCTCTGAACAATGCGTGGTACCAACCGGAAGAGATCTTCCCAGTTTTTGGCACTCCTGAAGTTCGGCAGCACGCATTTTGGGTCCCTGTAAACAGAAAATATTTTGCACTTGCTCAACAACTTTTG GATTTGAAGTTAGAGAGCTGTGTGAATACAACTTGTTTACCAAGAACACCAATAATAATGAGAGTGGAAAGGGGGATCAGTGCCAATGTGTTTGTCGACAATAGAGCATATAGACAATTCTTGAACACCAAGTTTAATGCAACTGCAATTGACATGGAAAGTGCCGCAGTAGCTCTGGTGTGCAAACAGCAAAAGAAACCCTTCATTGTCATTAGGGCGCTATCAGATTTGGCCGGTGGAGGCTCTTCTGTCTCGAATGAAGCCTCTACTTTCGCATCATTGGCAGCTCAAAATGCAGTCACCGTAGTGCTCAAATTCATTTCCTTGTTGTCTCCCTAG